One Polaribacter sp. KT25b DNA segment encodes these proteins:
- a CDS encoding DEAD/DEAH box helicase, with amino-acid sequence MANEIKNQEEILAKLNITALNKMQKEAVFVIESTINTILLSPTGTGKTVAFLLPLIASLDPDIHEVQALILVPSRELAIQIEQVIRTMGSGYKVNAVYGGRSMAKDKIELKHIPAILIGTPGRISDHFANDRFSKDYIKTLVLDEFDKSLEVGFEYEMRGIINQLPTLSKRVLTSATQGVDVPDFVKLDKPTIINYLKEKRTSQLAIKTVISPNHNKLNTLLDLIKHIGNEPGIVFCNLKDSIEKVSAFLDKHKISHACFSGGMEQKDRERSLIKFRNGTCQLLIATDLAARGIDIVEMKYIIHFELPKHEEEFIHRNGRTARVNEKGTAYILKWEKETTPDFIKNTKGENIAKKAKLEPQYWETLFISGGRKDKISKGDIAGLFIKQGGLTKDQLGTIELKPDCAFVAIPLEFADSLVEKLNNTRLKKKKVRVTFL; translated from the coding sequence ATGGCAAACGAAATAAAAAATCAAGAAGAAATTTTAGCTAAATTAAATATTACTGCATTAAATAAAATGCAAAAAGAAGCTGTTTTTGTAATAGAATCTACTATTAATACTATTTTATTATCGCCAACTGGAACAGGAAAAACGGTTGCATTCTTACTTCCTTTAATTGCTTCTTTAGATCCAGATATACATGAAGTACAAGCATTAATTTTAGTGCCATCAAGAGAATTAGCAATACAAATTGAGCAAGTAATTAGAACTATGGGATCTGGATACAAAGTAAATGCTGTTTATGGTGGTAGATCTATGGCAAAAGATAAAATAGAACTAAAACATATTCCTGCTATTTTAATAGGAACTCCAGGAAGAATTTCAGATCATTTTGCCAACGATCGTTTTTCTAAAGATTACATTAAAACTTTAGTTTTAGATGAGTTTGATAAGTCTTTAGAAGTAGGTTTTGAGTATGAAATGAGAGGAATTATTAATCAATTGCCTACTTTAAGTAAACGAGTTTTAACTTCTGCTACACAAGGTGTTGATGTTCCTGATTTTGTAAAATTAGACAAACCAACTATCATTAATTATTTAAAGGAAAAAAGAACTTCTCAATTAGCTATTAAAACTGTAATATCTCCAAATCATAATAAACTTAATACCTTATTAGATTTAATTAAGCATATTGGTAATGAACCAGGAATTGTGTTTTGTAATTTAAAAGATAGTATAGAAAAAGTAAGTGCTTTTTTAGATAAACATAAAATTAGTCATGCTTGTTTTTCTGGCGGAATGGAGCAAAAAGACAGAGAACGTTCTTTAATAAAATTTAGAAACGGAACGTGTCAATTATTAATCGCTACAGATTTAGCAGCTAGAGGAATTGACATTGTAGAAATGAAATATATTATTCATTTTGAATTACCAAAACATGAAGAAGAATTCATCCATAGAAACGGAAGAACGGCAAGAGTAAATGAAAAAGGAACTGCATATATTTTAAAGTGGGAAAAAGAAACAACGCCAGATTTTATTAAAAATACTAAAGGAGAAAATATTGCTAAAAAAGCAAAATTAGAGCCTCAATATTGGGAAACTTTATTTATTTCTGGAGGGAGAAAAGATAAAATTTCAAAAGGAGATATTGCTGGTTTATTTATAAAACAAGGAGGTTTAACCAAAGATCAACTGGGTACTATAGAATTAAAACCAGATTGTGCTTTTGTGGCAATTCCGTTAGAATTTGCTGATTCTTTAGTAGAAAAACTTAATAATACCCGTTTAAAAAAGAAAAAAGTAAGAGTTACATTTTTGTAA